A section of the Deltaproteobacteria bacterium genome encodes:
- the ubiB gene encoding 2-polyprenylphenol 6-hydroxylase has translation MANSTYRNLSRLNRIVVTLIRYGFGSLARELRVLPPFVPAIERLFISKKAQNLSAPVRIRLVLEELGPTFIKLGQIASTRADLLPPEWVEEMKKLQDMVPPVPYEEVKKAVEGALKASIGSKFASFDPVPVASASIAQVHYAELFDGTKVAVKVKRPGIEHVIESDLSVMHTIAGLLDRYVPAARRYRPHDVVAEFERVIRNEQNLAAEGVNINRFSEMFKNDPSIQIPRVFWDYSNEDILTMERIYGTPIDEVEALRAKGLDVKEVATRGLTIFFKQVFDHGVFHADLHPGNIFVRDDGAIIYLDFGIVGRIDRDLRNYLASMLYHLVRADYYRMAVVHREMGLISDDVSLSDFEDALRDISEPIFGRTLEQIDISGLLMKLIQTAKRFNMKLQPNLLLLQKSMVIIEGVGRQLYPDVNMWEVAKPLIYRWMAREKLSPGRFVEKGRERVEDILDTAFDLPVNFNTLLRRALREDLRIGFVHHRLEEVTGELERAGRRIGGGLVVAALFIGASLVAVFSKEGPTFLGLPPLSGAGYVAGAVIGYKLFRRGRGNGR, from the coding sequence ATGGCCAACAGCACATACAGGAATCTAAGCAGGCTCAACCGGATAGTGGTCACGCTAATCAGGTACGGCTTCGGCTCGCTCGCGAGGGAGCTCCGGGTGCTGCCGCCATTTGTGCCCGCGATAGAGCGGCTCTTCATCTCGAAGAAGGCGCAGAATTTGAGCGCGCCGGTAAGGATAAGGCTCGTCCTTGAGGAACTCGGCCCGACCTTCATCAAGCTCGGGCAGATAGCCTCGACCAGGGCCGACCTCCTGCCGCCCGAATGGGTCGAGGAGATGAAGAAGCTCCAGGACATGGTCCCTCCCGTGCCGTATGAGGAGGTCAAGAAGGCGGTCGAGGGCGCGCTCAAGGCCTCGATAGGATCGAAGTTCGCCTCCTTCGACCCGGTCCCGGTGGCCTCGGCCTCGATCGCCCAGGTCCATTACGCCGAGCTCTTCGATGGCACCAAGGTCGCGGTCAAGGTAAAGAGGCCGGGCATAGAGCATGTAATCGAGTCCGACCTCTCGGTCATGCATACGATTGCGGGGCTCCTTGACAGGTATGTGCCGGCGGCTCGCCGCTACAGGCCCCACGACGTGGTAGCCGAGTTCGAGAGGGTCATAAGAAACGAGCAGAACCTCGCGGCCGAGGGCGTGAACATCAACCGGTTCTCGGAGATGTTCAAGAACGATCCCTCAATCCAGATACCGCGCGTCTTCTGGGACTACTCGAACGAGGATATCCTCACGATGGAGCGCATATACGGCACTCCCATCGACGAGGTTGAGGCGCTCAGGGCCAAGGGGCTTGACGTAAAGGAGGTCGCAACAAGGGGCCTCACCATATTCTTCAAGCAGGTATTCGATCACGGGGTCTTCCACGCGGACCTCCACCCGGGAAATATCTTCGTAAGGGACGACGGCGCGATCATCTATCTCGATTTCGGCATCGTCGGGAGGATAGACCGGGACCTCCGGAATTATCTCGCGAGCATGCTCTACCATCTCGTCCGTGCCGACTATTACAGGATGGCCGTTGTCCACAGGGAGATGGGGCTCATATCCGACGACGTAAGCCTCTCTGATTTCGAGGACGCTCTCCGGGACATATCCGAGCCGATATTCGGGAGGACGCTCGAGCAGATAGACATCTCGGGCCTCCTTATGAAGCTCATACAGACTGCAAAGCGCTTCAATATGAAGCTCCAGCCCAATTTGCTCCTCCTCCAGAAATCGATGGTGATAATAGAGGGGGTAGGGAGGCAGCTATACCCTGACGTCAACATGTGGGAGGTGGCAAAGCCCCTCATCTACAGGTGGATGGCGAGAGAGAAGCTATCGCCGGGAAGGTTCGTCGAGAAGGGACGCGAGCGGGTGGAAGATATTCTGGATACCGCATTCGACCTGCCGGTCAACTTCAATACGCTACTCCGGAGGGCGCTTCGGGAAGACCTCCGGATTGGCTTCGTGCACCACAGGCTCGAGGAGGTCACAGGGGAGCTTGAGAGGGCGGGCAGGAGGATAGGCGGCGGGCTCGTTGTGGCCGCGCTCTTTATCGGCGCCTCGCTCGTGGCGGTCTTTTCAAAGGAAGGGCCGACCTTCCTGGGCTTGCCGCCTCTTAGCGGCGCGGGT
- a CDS encoding accessory factor UbiK family protein, translating into MADLLDKAILIGMGLERKAREVLEELEKSGKGSKEATGEAGLPPREAVENRVVDEGVRALKEFLSVVSSAKEKLEKEVTSSSGKVFEKLNVATQDELEVVKEMARLAREKVDKLEKRVSDLEARLERNEFREGM; encoded by the coding sequence ATGGCGGACCTGCTTGATAAGGCGATACTCATAGGCATGGGACTTGAAAGAAAGGCCAGGGAGGTTCTTGAAGAGCTTGAGAAGTCCGGGAAGGGCTCGAAGGAGGCTACCGGCGAGGCCGGGCTTCCGCCGAGGGAGGCTGTCGAGAACAGGGTCGTGGACGAGGGCGTAAGGGCGCTTAAGGAGTTCCTTTCCGTCGTCAGTTCCGCGAAGGAGAAGCTTGAAAAGGAGGTTACGTCCTCTTCTGGCAAGGTCTTCGAGAAGCTCAACGTGGCCACCCAGGACGAGCTTGAGGTCGTAAAGGAGATGGCCAGGCTGGCAAGGGAGAAGGTCGATAAGCTCGAAAAGAGGGTGTCGGACCTGGAGGCAAGGCTTGAGAGGAACGAGTTCAGGGAAGGCATGTAA